CGGCACGGCCCCGCCTCAATAACGGTCACTGGCGCGAGGACGGTTTCGTCATACATTTGGGTCATCCCCAACTTTTTACCCAACAATCCGTTTGTCATGGCCTTCCTGTCAGCTCACAAAAAGATCGAACAGAACTCAATCAGAGCTTAATCTCCACGTCAACACCAGCCGCCAAGTTTAGCTTCATCAAGGAGTCCATTGTTTCCGGAGTAGGCTCCATAATATCCAGCAGACGCTTGTGTGTGCGGATTTCAAATTGCTCTCGAGATTTCTTATCAACGTGAGTCGATCGCTGCACGGTAAACTTCTCAATACGAGTCGGCAATGGAATGGGCCCCACCACCCTTGCACCGCTGCGCCGGACCGTCTCCACAATCTCCACCACAGACTGATCAAGCACGCGATAATCAAATCCGCGAAGCCTGATGCGAATTCTTTGATCGACTTTCACGCTCAACTCCTCACATGCCGGCCTCTCGACCGGAACATCACTACGCTAGAATTTCCGTGACGACGCCTGAGCCGACGGTTTTGCCGCCCTCGCG
The sequence above is a segment of the Nitrospira sp. genome. Coding sequences within it:
- the rpsJ gene encoding 30S ribosomal protein S10; the protein is MKVDQRIRIRLRGFDYRVLDQSVVEIVETVRRSGARVVGPIPLPTRIEKFTVQRSTHVDKKSREQFEIRTHKRLLDIMEPTPETMDSLMKLNLAAGVDVEIKL